In the genome of Acidobacteriota bacterium, the window CAGCAGCACCACGAGCACTGGGTCGTCCGCCAGGTTTCGCAGCGGCGAGTCCGCGGGAAGGTCCAGGGTGTCAGGCACGTTGGCTAGCGGCCCACTGTTCGAGCTTGCGGCCGTCCTCGTAGAAGCGGCGAATGCCGTCCGACAACTTCTCCACCGCCATGGCGTCCTGGTTGTGCAGGAAGCGATAGCTCTTCTCATCGAGCGTAATCTTCTCTTCGGCTGAGGCGCGCGCGCCCTCGACGGTCAGGCGCGGCGCGATCTCACCGTCGGTCTTCTGGAGCGAGTCGAGCAGGTCGGGGCTGATCGTCAGCAGGTCGCAACCGGCCAACCCGGTGATCTGTTCGACCTTGCGGAAACTGGCGCCCATCACCTGGGTTTCATAGCCGAACTTCTTGTAGTAGTGATAAATGCGCGTGACCGACTGCACGCCGGGGTCCTGGTCGGCCGGGATCTCCGCCCCGCCCTCCTTGCGGTAGTAGTCGTAGATGCGGCCGACGAACGGCGAGATCAGGGTCACGCCGGCTTCGGCGCACGCCACCGCCTGCGCGAAGCTGAACAGCAGCGTCAGGTTGCAGTGAATGCCCTCGCGCTCGAGATCGGCGGCGGCGCGAATGCCCTCCCACGTGCTGCCCACCTTAATCAGGATGCGCGCCCGCTCGACGCCGGCGGCTTCGTACAGGCCAATCAGCTCGCGCGCCTTGGCGATGGTGCCGGCAGTATCGAAACTGAGGCGCGCGTCCACCTCGGTCGAGACGCGGCCCGGCACGATCTTCAGAATCTCGCGGCCGAAGTTCACCGACAGGCGGTCCATGAACGCCTCGGTGCGCCCCGCCTCGGCCAGGCCCAGCCGGTCGGCGTCGGCCCGCGCCGCCTCCACGAGCGGCCGATACTGCGGCTGCTGCGCCGCCTTCAGCAACAGCGACGGGTTGGTCGTCGCATCCTGCGGGCGGAACTGCCGCATGGACTCGATGTCGCCGGTATCGGCCACGACGGTGGTCACGCGCTTGAGCGAGTCGAGCAGGGACATGCAGATAAGGATAGTGCCAAAGGTGCCAGGGGTGCCAAAGGTGCCAAGGGTGCGGGTATGCTTGAAGCCAATGCGGGTTCTGGTTATCGACGTGGGCGGGACCCACGTCAAGCTGATGCACACCGGAAGCTCCGAGGCGCGCAAGTTCGACTCGGGCGACGGGTTCACGCCCCGGCAGGTGGTGGAGGGAATCGAGGCCCTGACCGCCGATTGGACCTACGACCACATCACCATCGGGATTCCCAGCCCGGTCATCCGCGGCCGAGTCGTCCAGGAGCCCTGGAACCTGGGCACGGGCTGGGTGGGCTTCGACTGGGAGGCCGCGTTCGGCGTGCCGGTGCGGATCATGAACGACGCCGCCATGCAGGCCCTCGGCAGCGACGAAGGCGGGCGCATGCTGTTTCTCGGCCTGGGCTCCGGACTCGGCACTGCGCTCGTGGACGAAGGCACGGTGGTGGCCCTCGAGCTGGCCCACCTGCCGTTCAAGGATCAGACGTTTGAAGATCTGCTGGGCCAGCGCGGGCTGACGGCGCTCGGCACCGACGCCTGGCGGCCGATCGTCCTCGAGGGCTGCGAGATGCTGCGCGCGGCGGTGGCCGCCGAGTACATCGTGCTGGGCGGCGGCAACGCGCGGCTGTTCGATGAACTGCCGCCCACCATTCGGCGCGGTCACAACGACCGGGCGTTCGAGGGCGGCTTCCGCGCGTGGGACCAGCCTGAGCCGGCAGCCACCAGGCCGGCCGCGGGCCTGCGATCGCTCTCCACCTGGGCGCCGCGCCAGCCGCTGCGCGAGTTGTTCGCCGCCGACCCGGGGCGGGCCGAACGGTTCTCGCTCGCGCTTGGCGACCACCTGCAGATCGACTACTCGAAGAACCTGATCACGGACGAGGCGATGAAGGCGCTGGTGGAGCTGGCGCGCAAGACCGGCGTCGAGGCGCTGCGCGACCAGATGTTCGCCGGCGCGGCCATCAACACCACCGAGCACCGCGCGGTGCTGCACATCGCCCTGCGCAACCGCTCGGCGCGGCCGGTGCTGCTCGACGGCCGTGATGTGATGCCCGACGTCCGCGCCGCCCTCGACCACATCCGGCGGTTCGCCGATGCGGTGCGGGGCGGATCGTGGCTGGGTTACACCGGCCTGCGCATCACCGACGTGGTCAACCTCGGCATCGGCGGCTCCGACCTCGGCCCGGCGATGGTGACCCTGGCGCTGGCGCCGTACACGCGCGAAGGTCCGCGCGTGCATTTCGTCTCGAACGTCGACGGCACCCATCTCGCCGAGACGCTCCGCCCCCTGCATCCGGCGACCACGCTCTTCACCATCGCGTCGAAGACGTTCACGACGCAGGAAACCATGGTCAACGCGCAGTCGGCGCGCGAGTGGTTCATGGCGCGGGCCAAGGACGATCAAGCAATCGCCAAGCACTTCGTCGCCATCTCGACCAACGAGGCCGCGGTGCGCGCCTTTGGCATCGCGCCCGAGAACATGTTCGTGTTCTGGAACTGGGTCGGCGGCCGGTACTCGCTATGGTCGTCAATTGGTCTGCCGATTGCGCTGGCGGCCGGCTACGGCCACTTCGAGCAGCTCCTCGCCGGCGCGCACGAGATGGACGAACACTTCCGGACCGCGCCCATTGAACAGAACGCGCCGATGGTGCTGGCCCTGCTGGGGGTGTGGTACTCGAGCGTGCTCGGCGCCGAGACGCAGGCCGTGCTGCCGTACGAGCAGTACCTGCAACGCCTGCCCGCGTACCTGCAACAGCTCGACATGGAAAGCAACGGCAAGCGGGTCGACCGCGAGGGCAAGCCGGTGGAGGCGCTGACCGCGCCGATCGTCTGGGGCGAGCCCGGCACCAACGGCCAGCACGCGTTCTACCAGCTGCTGCACCAGGGCACGCGGCTGGTGCCCTGCGACTTCCTGGCCGGGATCGAGTCGCACCACGCGGCCGGCGACCACCATCGCCTGCTGCTGGCCAACTGCTTCGCCCAGACCGAGGCGCTGATGCGCGGCAAGAACGAAGACGAGGTGCGCGCCGAGCTGACGGCGCAAGGCCTGACGGGCGACGCCCTCGAACAACTGCTGCCGCACAAGGTGTTTCCCGGCAACCGGCCGTCCACCACCATCCTCTACCGGAAGCTGGGCCCCCGCACCATCGGCATGCTGCTGGCGCTATACGAACACAAGGTGTTCACGATGGGCGCGATCTGGAACATCAACTCATTCGATCAGTGGGGCGTCGAACTCGGCAAGCAGCTGGCGACGGCGGTGGCCGCCGACCTCGCCTCGCCCAGCCCCACCCGCAGCCACGACAGCTCGACCAACCGGCTGATCAACGCCACCAAGCTGCACCTCGGCTAGCGGGTAGTCACCCGGGTACTCAGCCGGGTAGGCGGCACCGCGAACGGCGCCATCGACAGCAGCCGGCCGAAGGCATCGGCGTCCACCGCCGGGCTGAAGTGGTAGCCCTGCCCCTCGTCACACATCTCGTCGCGCAAGAACTTCAACTGGTGGCGGGTCTCCACGCCTTCGGCCACCACCCGGCAGCCCAGTCCCTTACCGAGCGCAATCACCGCACTCACCAGCGGCGCGCCGGTGGTGGTCGGCAGAATGTCGCGCACGAACGACTGATCGATCTTGAGCACATCGACCGGGCAGTGTTGCAGGTAGCTCAAGCTCGACGGTCCGGTCCCGAAGTCATCGACCTTGAGGATCACGCCGCACTTCTTCAACATCTCGAGCAGCGGCATGGTCGTGGACGAATCGAGCATCAGCGCGCTTTCCGTCAATTCGAGCTCGAGATACTGCGCCTCGAGCGGCGTCTCTTTCAAGAAGCGCATGATGTCGTCCAGGAAGCCCGGGGTCCGGAACTGCCGCGCCGAGACATTCACCGCGACGGGCACGGGCGGAAGCCCGAGGTCCTGCCAGGCCCTGGCCTGCCGGCACGCTTCCTGGAGCGCCCAGCGTCCCATCGGGATGATCAGCGCCGACGCTTCGGCGGCAGGAATGAACTGATCGGGCGCGACCAGGCCGCGCGACGGGTGGCGCCAGCGGATCAGCGCCTCGGCGCCGCTGATGGCGCCAGTCGCCAGGTTGATGGTCGGCTGGTAGTGCAACACGAACTGCTCGGCCTCGACCGCCTGGCGCAGCTCCGACTCGAGCGACCGGATCGGCACGGACCGGCCCTCGAGGTCGGCACGGTAGAACCCCACCTGGTTGCGGCCCGCACTCTTGGCCTGGTACATCGCCGCGTCGGCTCGCGTAATCAGCGAGTGGGCGTCCTGCCCGTCCTCGGGATACAGGCTGACGCCGACACTGACCGTCAGCGACAGCTCGTGGCCGTCGATCAAGTGCGGCTCACTGACCGACTGGACGATCTTGTCGGCGATCACGCCGGCATCGCCGGCATGGTCCACCTCCGACAGCAGCACCAGGAACTCGTCGCCGCCGTGGCGGCTGACGGTATCGGACTCGCGCACGCAGGCGGTCAGCCGCCTGGCAATCGACTTCAGCACCTGGTCGCCGATCGTGTGGCCCAGGGTGTCGTTGATGTGCTTGAACTTGTCGCAGTCGATGAACAGCACCGCGAGTCGCCGGCCGTAGCGGCGCGACAGCGCGATCGAGCGCGCCAGCCGATCGCTCAGCAGCGTGCGGTTCGGCAGTGAGGTAAGGGCGTCGTGCTCGGCCAGGTGCAGCATTTGCAGCCGGCGCTCACGCGACACGATCACGTCGCGGAAGATGATCACGGCGCCGAGGATCTCGCCGTGGCGGTCGTGAATCGGCGCCGCCGAGTGCTCGATCGAGGTCTCGGCGCCGGCCCGGCTGACCAGCACGTAGTTGCCCTTCATGCGCACCTTGCGGTTATGCCCGATGGCCACGCGGGACGGGTCCTCGGCGGGCTGGCCGGTCAGGCCGTCGGTGACGTCGAACACTTCGGCCAGCGGCCGCGCGAAGGCCTCGGACCGGGTCCACCCGGTCAACGCCTCGGCTTCGCCGTTGAGATAGGTGATGTTGCCGAGGGTATCGGTGGTCAGCACGGCGTCGCCGATCGAGTTGAGCGTGATCTCGGCGCGCTCGCGCTCGACGAACTTCTGCTCGTCGAGCCCGCGCCGCTCGAACATCATGGCAATCAGCTGGCACAGGCTGCGGGTGTCGAGATGGTTGGTGACCACGTAATCGGTGGCGCCGGATTCGACCGCCCGCCGGGCGAGCGCCTGGTCGCCGGCCTGGGCCAGCAGCATGATCGCCACGCCCGGGGCCACCTTGCGAATACGTGCGATGGCGCCCAGATCTTCGCGCGCCGCCGGCAACGACAGGTCGAGCAGCACGGCGCTGACCGCATGGCGTTCAAGCCAGCGCACGCCGGCATCGACGGTCCGAACAGATTCGACCGCCAGCACGGCTGGAGCGGCCCGCAGCAGGTGCTCGACCGACTGCGCTCCATGAGCTTCTCCTTCGATGAGGAGCAGAAGTGGTACGGCGCGACCGTACGGGGATTGCATGGCAACCTACAGAGCAAATTCGTTGCCGTGTCTACTCACATACCAGCGTCAGTCACGAGGGCCCGGGAGGTGCATGGTTCGCGGACAAAAGTCAGGGCATGAACGGACTCTGTGACACAGCGTGGTCAGTATTACGCCGATCCGCCAGTGAGGCCCGGCCTCCTCAATGTTGGCAACCCATTTGCTCTAAGCAGGGTGGAACATGACGCGCACGAACGATAACCTGATCCCCATTGTGCTCGTCGCGAGCGGCGTGCTGCTGGCGTTCTGGCCCGTCATCACCGGCCTGATCGACGCCTGGTCCACCGACGACAACTACTCACACGGCTTCTTCATTGTGCCGCTCGCCGCTTACTTCGCGTGGGAGCGGCGCGCGCACTTCGAGCGCGCCGAGGTACGCCCGTCACTGGTGGGTCTCGCGGTCGTCGCGCTCAGCATGGTGCTGCTGGTGGCCGGCATGCTCGGCGCCGAATACTTCCTGTCGCGCGTGGCCCTGATTGGCACCGTCGCGGGCAGCGTGCTGTTCCTCGGCGGGTGGGCCCGCCTGCGCGTGCTGGCCTTTCCGCTGGCCTTCCTGCTGTTGATGGTGCCGCTGCCGGCACTGATCTTCAACAAGATCGCCTTTCCCCTGCAGCTCCTGGCGTCGAACCTCGGCGAGTACTCGATTAGCGCCATGGAGATTCCGATCCTGCGCGAGGGCAACGTCCTGATCCTGGCCAACGCCACGCTGGAAGTCGCCGAGGCCTGCAGCGGCATCCGCTCGCTGGTCTCGCTGTTCACCCTGGGCATCGTGTTCGGCTACTTCGCCGACCGCCGCGTCTGGGTGCGGTCGGTAATCGCCTTGTCGGCGATTCCGGTCGCCATCATCGCCAATGGCCTGCGGGTCGCCAGCGCCGGCGTGGCCGCGCACAATTACGGCACCGAGGGTGTCGAGGGTGTCTTCCACGATGCCTCGGGCTGGGTGGTCTTCATCGTCGCGTTCCTGATGATGCTGGGCATTCAACGAATCCTTCTTCATTTCGCGCCGCCCCGGGCGACGCAGACGTCGCCCCAGCTCGGGCCGCGCGAGAGTCACGCATGAACGGTTCCCTGGTCCGCGCGATCGCGGTGTTCGCCTGCCTGGTGTCGGCGGCGGTGTTCATGGCCAACGCCCGAGGGTCCGAGGCGCCGATTGTCCGAACG includes:
- the tal gene encoding transaldolase, producing MSLLDSLKRVTTVVADTGDIESMRQFRPQDATTNPSLLLKAAQQPQYRPLVEAARADADRLGLAEAGRTEAFMDRLSVNFGREILKIVPGRVSTEVDARLSFDTAGTIAKARELIGLYEAAGVERARILIKVGSTWEGIRAAADLEREGIHCNLTLLFSFAQAVACAEAGVTLISPFVGRIYDYYRKEGGAEIPADQDPGVQSVTRIYHYYKKFGYETQVMGASFRKVEQITGLAGCDLLTISPDLLDSLQKTDGEIAPRLTVEGARASAEEKITLDEKSYRFLHNQDAMAVEKLSDGIRRFYEDGRKLEQWAASQRA
- the pgi gene encoding glucose-6-phosphate isomerase; the protein is MLRAAVAAEYIVLGGGNARLFDELPPTIRRGHNDRAFEGGFRAWDQPEPAATRPAAGLRSLSTWAPRQPLRELFAADPGRAERFSLALGDHLQIDYSKNLITDEAMKALVELARKTGVEALRDQMFAGAAINTTEHRAVLHIALRNRSARPVLLDGRDVMPDVRAALDHIRRFADAVRGGSWLGYTGLRITDVVNLGIGGSDLGPAMVTLALAPYTREGPRVHFVSNVDGTHLAETLRPLHPATTLFTIASKTFTTQETMVNAQSAREWFMARAKDDQAIAKHFVAISTNEAAVRAFGIAPENMFVFWNWVGGRYSLWSSIGLPIALAAGYGHFEQLLAGAHEMDEHFRTAPIEQNAPMVLALLGVWYSSVLGAETQAVLPYEQYLQRLPAYLQQLDMESNGKRVDREGKPVEALTAPIVWGEPGTNGQHAFYQLLHQGTRLVPCDFLAGIESHHAAGDHHRLLLANCFAQTEALMRGKNEDEVRAELTAQGLTGDALEQLLPHKVFPGNRPSTTILYRKLGPRTIGMLLALYEHKVFTMGAIWNINSFDQWGVELGKQLATAVAADLASPSPTRSHDSSTNRLINATKLHLG
- a CDS encoding EAL domain-containing protein — its product is MQSPYGRAVPLLLLIEGEAHGAQSVEHLLRAAPAVLAVESVRTVDAGVRWLERHAVSAVLLDLSLPAAREDLGAIARIRKVAPGVAIMLLAQAGDQALARRAVESGATDYVVTNHLDTRSLCQLIAMMFERRGLDEQKFVERERAEITLNSIGDAVLTTDTLGNITYLNGEAEALTGWTRSEAFARPLAEVFDVTDGLTGQPAEDPSRVAIGHNRKVRMKGNYVLVSRAGAETSIEHSAAPIHDRHGEILGAVIIFRDVIVSRERRLQMLHLAEHDALTSLPNRTLLSDRLARSIALSRRYGRRLAVLFIDCDKFKHINDTLGHTIGDQVLKSIARRLTACVRESDTVSRHGGDEFLVLLSEVDHAGDAGVIADKIVQSVSEPHLIDGHELSLTVSVGVSLYPEDGQDAHSLITRADAAMYQAKSAGRNQVGFYRADLEGRSVPIRSLESELRQAVEAEQFVLHYQPTINLATGAISGAEALIRWRHPSRGLVAPDQFIPAAEASALIIPMGRWALQEACRQARAWQDLGLPPVPVAVNVSARQFRTPGFLDDIMRFLKETPLEAQYLELELTESALMLDSSTTMPLLEMLKKCGVILKVDDFGTGPSSLSYLQHCPVDVLKIDQSFVRDILPTTTGAPLVSAVIALGKGLGCRVVAEGVETRHQLKFLRDEMCDEGQGYHFSPAVDADAFGRLLSMAPFAVPPTRLSTRVTTR
- a CDS encoding exosortase/archaeosortase family protein — encoded protein: MTRTNDNLIPIVLVASGVLLAFWPVITGLIDAWSTDDNYSHGFFIVPLAAYFAWERRAHFERAEVRPSLVGLAVVALSMVLLVAGMLGAEYFLSRVALIGTVAGSVLFLGGWARLRVLAFPLAFLLLMVPLPALIFNKIAFPLQLLASNLGEYSISAMEIPILREGNVLILANATLEVAEACSGIRSLVSLFTLGIVFGYFADRRVWVRSVIALSAIPVAIIANGLRVASAGVAAHNYGTEGVEGVFHDASGWVVFIVAFLMMLGIQRILLHFAPPRATQTSPQLGPRESHA